The following coding sequences lie in one Brachionichthys hirsutus isolate HB-005 chromosome 15, CSIRO-AGI_Bhir_v1, whole genome shotgun sequence genomic window:
- the kirrel1b gene encoding kin of IRRE-like protein 1b: protein MADLWILTLAFTFNQVSSIRFSLEPADQSVVLGERVVLSCVVFNYSGIVQWTKDGLALGVGQGLRAWPRYRVLRSLDIGQYNLEISNAELSDDSLFECQATEAALRSRRAKLNVLIPPESPVVDGSPELLLMAGTPYNLTCVTRGAKPAAHIQWTKDGATVEGAHQSTEVLPDRKRVTTRSYLPITPADTDSGCNFTCVASNPAVPGGKRATVALNVHHPPMVTLSIEPRSVLEGERVTFTCQASANPPIMGYRWAKGGVLLEGARESVLITTADHSFFTEPVSCQVFNAVGNTNVSILVDVHFGPILVVEPRPVTVDVDSDVTLNCKWSGNPPLTLTWTKKGSNMVLSNNNQLYLKSVSQTDAGQYVCKAIVPRIGVGETEVTLTVNGAPIISSDPVQYAVRGERGEIKCYIASTPPPDKIVWAWKENVWEKEKGTLMERYTVEQSKPPSQGGAVLSTLTINNVMETDFHSPYNCTAWNAFGPGTMIITLEETDIVPVGIIAGGTVGSSILLLMFLLALAFFLYRQRKGTRRGVTLGKPDIKVETVNKETHGLEEEAADVSTATRMVKTMYSPFKDDIDLKQDIRSDSDTREEYELKDPTNGYYNVRATSHDEARPQSHAIHYQGEFRPSNSNSGPAGAASSGTSGAASGAVPPSAVPGSRAGCYDPRPPSRMSHTSYAQLNTFSRVPQSQKAPPNPALQSPGDYPGDCGTLDSTTQLSYDNYGYPCQYPSYRMGFAPPIEEGPAYEMYPTGQGSGPGPGPGPGPGPGLGPGPGPGPGPGPGQGEQSPETGLGQYGSNTRFSYSSPPSEYSQRHTQRMQTHV, encoded by the exons TGTCCAGCATTCGCTTCTCCCTGGAGCCGGCGGACCAGTCGGTGGTGCTGGGGGAGAGGGTGGTGCTGTCCTGCGTGGTGTTCAACTACAGCGGCATCGTCCAGTGGACCAAGGACGGCCTGGCGCTCGGCGTAGGACAGGGTCTACGAG CCTGGCCGCGGTACCGTGTGCTGAGGTCTCTGGACATCGGCCAGTACAACCTGGAGATCTCCAACGCTGAGCTGTCGGACGACTCGCTGTTCGAGTGTCAGGCCACGGAGGCGGCTCTGCGCTCCAGGAGGGCCAAACTCAATGTCCTCA TCCCCCCAGAGAGCCCGGTGGTTGACGGATCCCCGGAGCTCCTCCTGATGGCAGGAACCCCCTACAACCTGACCTGTGTGACCCGTGGGGCCAAGCCCGCAGCCCACATCCAGTGGACCAAGGACGGAGCCACTGTGGAGGGGGCCCACCAGTCCACG gaggtgctgcCAGACAGGAAGAGGGTGACGACCAGGAGCTACCTGCCCATCACACCGGCTGACACTGACAGTGGATGCAACTTCACCTGTGTGGCGAGCAACCCGGCGGTACCCGGGGGCAAACGGGCCACTGTTGCCCTCAACGTCCACC ATCCTCCTATGGTGACCCTGTCCATCGAACCTCGCTCCGTCCTCGAGGGGGAGAGAGTCACCTTTACCTGCCAGGCCTCCGCCAACCCTCCAATCATGGGCTACAG GTGGGCTAAAGGCGGCGTGCTGCTTGAAGGGGCCAGGGAGAGTGTGCTCATCACCACAGCGGATCACTCCTTCTTCACCGAGCCGGTGTCTTGTCAAGTTTTCAACGCAGTGGGAAACACCAACGTTAGCATCCTGGTGGATGTGCACT TCGGCCCGATACTGGTCGTGGAGCCCAGGCCGGTCACCGTGGACGTGGACTCTGATGTCACTCTCAACTGCAAGTGGTCCGgtaacccccccctcaccctcacctGGACCAAGAAGGGCTCCAACATG GTActcagcaacaacaaccagcTGTATTTGAAGTCGGTAAGCCAGACGGATGCAGGCCAGTATGTCTGCAAGGCCATCGTACCCCGGATTGGAGTGGGAGAGACCGAGGTCACGCTCACTGTCAATG GGGCCCCCATCATCTCCAGCGATCCGGTCCAGTATGCTGTcaggggggagagaggggagatcaAGTGCTACATCGCCAGCACCCCCCCACCTGATAAGATT GTTTGGGCATGGAAGGAGAACGtttgggagaaggagaagggcaCCCTGATGGAGAGATACACCGTGGAGCAGAGCAAACCGCCATCCCAGGGCGGAGCAGTCCTCTCCACGCTGACCATCAACAACGTCATGGAGACGGACTTCCACTCGCCTTACAACTGCACCGCCTGGAACGCCTTTGGACCTGGAACCATGATCATCACCCTGGAAGAGACGG ATATTGTTCCAGTGGGAATTATCGCCGGTGGAACCGTTGGCTCCtccatcctgctgctaatgttTCTACTGGCACTCGCCTTCTTCCTCTACCGCCAACGCAAAGGCA CTCGAAGGGGTGTCACTCTTGGTAAACCAGACATCAAGGTAGAGACGGTGAACAAAGAGACCCacggcctggaggaggaggcggccgaCGTCTCCACGGCAACCCGGATGGTCAAGACCATGTACTCC CCCTTCAAAGATGACATAGACCTGAAGCAGGACATCAGGAGCGACAGCGACACCAGGGAGGAGTACGAGCTCAAG GATCCAACCAACGGCTACTACAACGTCAGAGCCACCAGCCACGATGAGGCCCGCCCCCAGTCCCATGCCATCCACTACCAGGGTGAGTTTCGTCCATCCAACTCAAACAGCGGACCAGCCGGTGCCGCTTCCAGCGGAACCTCGGGCGCCGCCAGCGGTGCCGTTCCACCCAGTGCAGTGCCAGGCTCAAGAGCAGGCTGCTACGATCCCCGCCCCCCATCCAGGATGTCCCATACCTCCTATGCCCAGTTAAACACCTTTTCCAGAGTTCCACAGAGCCAGAAAGCGCCTCCTAATCCAGCTCTTCAATCACCTGGAGATTATCCTGGAGACTGTGGCACGCTGGACAGCACGACACAGCTGTCTTATGACAACTACGGATACCCGTGCCAGTATCCCAGCTACCGTATGGGTTTTGCTCCACCCATAGAGGAAGGACCAGCCTATGAGATGTATCCAACAGGACAAGGGAGCGGGCCAGGGCCAGGGCCAGGGCCAGGACCAGGGCCAGGACTAGGGCCAGGGCCAGGGCCAGGACCAGGGCCAGGGCCAGGGCAGGGAGAGCAAAGTCCCGAGACAGGACTGGGGCAGTATGGAAGCAACACTCGGTTCTCCTACTCGTCTCCACCCTCTGAATATTCCCAAAGACACACTCAAAGGATGCAGACTCATGTTTGA